The DNA region GGCTTCGATGACCTTATCACCCAGGCGGGGTCCGGCAGGGATAAAGATCTCCATATCTTCGCGCTTTTTGCGATGCTCTTCGGAAAGCAGCTCCTCATATTTATTGATACGAGCTTTGCTTTTGGCACGCCGTCCTTTGGGGTTCTGGCGAATCCATTCCAGCTCCTGCTCCAAGGTTTTTTGGCGCTTTGATTCCTGCTTCTCTTCCTGTTTTAGCCGCTGCTGTTTTTTTTCCAGCCAGGAGCTGTAATTTCCTTCGAAGGGGATGCCTTCTCCACGGTCCAGTTCGAGAATCCAGCCGGCTACATTATCCAGAAAATAGCGATCATGAGTGACGGCGATGACTGTACCTTCGTAACGGGCGAGATGCTGCTCCAGCCATGCTACCGATTCCGCATCCAGATGATTGGTGGGTTCGTCAAGCAGCAAGACATCGGGTTTTTGAAGCAACAGTCGGCATAGTGCCACGCGGCGCGCCTCCCCTCCGGAAAGCACCTCCACCGAAGTATCACCGGGCGGGGTGCGGAGGGCATCCATGGCTTGTTCAAGCTTGCTGTCTAGATCCCATGCATCGAGGTGATCTATTTTATTCTGAAGTTTCTCTTGTTTCTCGATGAGCTTTTCGAAGTCCGCATCAGGATCACCGAAAGCTTGGTTAACCTCTTCGTATTCGTTCAGCAGATCGATGGTTTTCTGAACTCCTTCCTGGACAATCTCTTTCACGGTTTTGGAGGGATCGAGCTTCGGCTCCTGAGGTAGGAGTCCAAAGGTGACCCCTTTTTGGCGGGATATATTACCTAGATACTCTTCATCTTCACCCGCGATAATGTGCAAAAGGGTACTTTTACCGGACCCGTTTGCACCAAGCACCCCGATTTTAGCGCCATAGAAGAAGGAGAGATAGATATCTTTCAATACATAGTTGTTGGGCTTGTATACTTTGCTCACCCCTACCATGGAGAATATTACTTTTTGATCACTCACTACTGATGGAATTAAGAATTAGGAATTAAA from Halalkalibaculum roseum includes:
- the ettA gene encoding energy-dependent translational throttle protein EttA gives rise to the protein MSDQKVIFSMVGVSKVYKPNNYVLKDIYLSFFYGAKIGVLGANGSGKSTLLHIIAGEDEEYLGNISRQKGVTFGLLPQEPKLDPSKTVKEIVQEGVQKTIDLLNEYEEVNQAFGDPDADFEKLIEKQEKLQNKIDHLDAWDLDSKLEQAMDALRTPPGDTSVEVLSGGEARRVALCRLLLQKPDVLLLDEPTNHLDAESVAWLEQHLARYEGTVIAVTHDRYFLDNVAGWILELDRGEGIPFEGNYSSWLEKKQQRLKQEEKQESKRQKTLEQELEWIRQNPKGRRAKSKARINKYEELLSEEHRKKREDMEIFIPAGPRLGDKVIEADHVSKGYDDRLLIEDMNFKLPPGGIVGVIGPNGAGKTTLFRMITGEEEPDSGSFEIGSTVELGYINQKRPLDPDKTIWEEISDGKETVKLGNREVNSRAYVARFNFSGSDQQKRCSEISGGERNRVHLAKMLKQGANVLLLDEPTNDLDVHTLRALEEALLEFAGCVVVISHDRWFLDRIATHMLAFEGNSQVYWFEGNYSEYEENREKRLGSKYHPERIHYKKLMRD